In Chaetodon trifascialis isolate fChaTrf1 chromosome 6, fChaTrf1.hap1, whole genome shotgun sequence, one DNA window encodes the following:
- the plekha2 gene encoding pleckstrin homology domain-containing family A member 2, with amino-acid sequence MPYLDRLNRVCGFLDIEEKESSCRFQRRYFILDTQGNALLWYMDNPQNLPSGASFVGSLKLTYISKVNEATAKQKPKTEFCFVINAVSRRYFLQANDVTDMRDWVAALNKASKITVPKSGPAPLRSDVTAVISDTQGGKRQQAYKTEIIGGVVVHTPIQNEGEETEGREKKGTRPGVLRWGYCVKQGNVRKSWKRRFFTLDDNAVSYYKSEMDKEPLRAILLRDIQKVHECLVKSGDLLLRDNLFEIITGPRTFYIQTDSPEEMHGWIRDIEMKIQDFRGPPKGFSFKRASSYYRSHNASSASRGQHSDERRPALVKSSSVAPGWQPWMPVPPCEPSILDAEDEDSAFSSVPTLPSLSSSSTSSSTSSSSNSLSTPTPCPTVPPAASGGGLGILTASGDVASERRRHRSQPQPHTGCSFPFSLDDDGIRTTDV; translated from the exons ATGCCGTACTTGGACCGGCTGAACCGTGTTTGTGGCTTCCTGGACATcgaggagaaggagagcagcTGCCGCTTCCAGAGACGATACTTCATCCTGGACACGCAGGGAAATGCTCTGCTGTGGTATATGGACAACCCTCAG AACCTGCCCAGTGGAGCCAGCTTTGTTGGCAGCCTGAAACTAACCTACATCTCTAAG gTGAATGAAGCGACAGCGAAACAGAAGCCGAAGACAGAGTTCTGCTTCG TCATCAATGCGGTTTCGAGGCGGTACTTCCTCCAAGCCAACGATGTGACTGACATGAGGGACTGGGTGGCTGCTCTCAACAAGGCCAGCAAGATCACT GTTCCTAAGTCTGGCCCTGCACCTCTAAGGTCCGATGTGACCGCAGTAATCAGTGACACTCAGGGGGGGAAGAGACAGCAGGCCTACAAGACTGAGATAATCGGTGGCGTGGTGGTGCACACTCCCATCCAG AATGAGGGCGAAGAgacagaagggagagagaagaaaggcaCCAGGCCCGGCGTGCTGAGGTGGGGTTACTGCGTCAAACAGGGAAATGTG aggaagagctggaagAGGAGGTTTTTCACCCTGGATGACAATGCAGTCAGTTACTACAAGTCAGAGATG GATAAGGAGCCTCTCCGAGCTATTCTACTAAGGGACATTCAGAAGGTCCATGAGTGTCTCGTCAAGTCAGG GGATCTCCTGCTGAGAGACAACCTGTTTGAGATCATCACCGGCCCCCGAACCTTCTACATTCAG ACAGACTCTCCAGAGGAGATGCATGGCTGGATCAGGGACATTGAGATGAAGATCCAGGACTTCAGAGGTCCCCCGAAG ggttTCTCGTTTAAACGTGCGTCCTCTTACTATCGAAGTCACAACGCCTCCTCAGCGTCTCGGGGGCAACACAGCGATGAGCGCAGACCTGCGCTGGTCAAGTCCTCCTCCGTGGCCCCGGGTTGGCAGCCCTGGATGCCCGTCCCCCCGTGTGAGCCGTCCATCCTGGACGCAGAGGACGAAGACAGTGCTTTCAGCTCCGTGCCCACcttgccctctctctcctcctcctccacctcctcctccacctcgtcCTCCTCCAACTCCCTCTCCACCCCGACACCTTGCCCCACCGtgcctccagcagcttcaggcGGCGGACTGGGGATCCTCACAGCGTCCGGAGACGTGGCGAGCGAGCGTCGGAGGCACCGCTCGCAGCCTCAGCCTCACACCGGCTGCAGCTTCCCCTTCAGCCTGGACGATGACGGCATCCGGACCACAGACGTCTAG
- the LOC139333154 gene encoding T-box transcription factor TBX5-A-like isoform X1: MANGGDQFGLAERPDSDCMDSPKESKQETHSYTLKSPASPQTASSQQAPACTTDQNGMEGIKVFLHDRELWTKFDEVGTEMIITKAGRRMFPSYKVKVTGLNPKTKYILLMDIVPGDDHRYKFADNKWSITGKAEPAMPGRLYVHPDSPATGAHWSRQLVSFQKLKLTNNHLDPFGHIILNSMHKYQPRLHIVKADENNGFGSKNTAFCTHVFSETAFIAVTSYQNHKITQLKIENNPFAKGFRGSDDNELHRMAKLQGKDFPVVPRSTVRQRACSAGSPFSGEGRGLRGSPDAVRSPYSCENSLNSSSPQELLSAAPAHYILPHPHLQHGQQPQVYHCTKRKVEDNCSSGNRQHLYKKAFTGSSPSEGESYYHPSSYPPPPPGLSNNPALGLTDSPYSSDMGQRQACMFAGSEPRLDELNCTSWSYTCPLPSAMTPMEPYPPYTPHPPYSSSPQGSRLSTIAHQSSPPLGEHITHDPYQSQSSGPPSQSSQNIHSRQLSPPLREYPRYTPNLSPPLYHTLETHTHIRCGVPEWSTAS; encoded by the exons ATGGCAAACGGAGGGGACCAGTTCGGTCTCGCAGAGCGTCCGGACTCGGACTGCATGGATTCCCCAAAAGAGTCCAAACAGGAAACTCACAGCTACACCTTAAAGTCTCCAGCTTCACCACAGACGGCGTCCAGCCAGCAGGCACCGGCCTGTACCACGGatcaaaat GGGATGGAGGGAATCAAAGTTTTCCTTCATGACAGGGAACTTTGGACGAAGTTTGATGAAGTGGGAACTGAAATGATCATCACCAAGGCTGGAAG GAGGATGTTCCCCAGTTACAAGGTGAAGGTCACAGGACTCAACCCAAAAACCAAGTACATCCTCCTGATGGACATCGTGCCCGGGGATGATCATCGCTACAAATTCGCAGACAATAAATG GTCGATAACGGGAAAGGCAGAGCCAGCCATGCCCGGGAGGCTCTACGTCCACCCGGACTCTCCAGCCACCGGGGCGCACTGGAGCCGCCAGCTTGTCTCTTTCCAGAAGCTCAAACTCACCAACAACCACCTGGACCCCTTTGGACAC ATAATACTCAACTCCATGCACAAATACCAGCCTCGTCTCCATATTGTCAAGGCGGACGAGAATAACGGCTTCGGCTCCAAAAACACGGCTTTCTGCACCCACGTCTTCTCTGAGACCGCCTTCATCGCTGTCACATCCTACCAGAACCATAAG ATTACACAGCTGAAGATCGAGAATAATCCTTTTGCAAAGGGCTTCAGAGGCAGCGACGACAATGAGCTGCACCGCATGGCCAAGCTGCAAGG TAAGGACTTCCCCGTGGTCCCTCGCAGCACTGTCCGTCAGAGAGCCTGCTCCGCCGGGAGTCCGTTCAGTGGGGAGGGCCGGGGTCTGCGGGGCTCCCCCGATGCTGTCCGATCCCCTTacagctgtgaaaacagcttgaacagcagcagccccCAGGAGCTGCTGAGCGCCGCCCCAGCACACTACATCCTGCCCCATCCTCACCTGCAGCACGGCCAGCAGCCGCAGGTGTACCACTGCACCAAGAGGAAAG tggagGACAACTGCTCTTCAGGAAACCGCCAGCACCTCTACAAGAAAGCCTTCACTGGTAGCTCACCGAGTGAGGGCGAGTCTTACTATCACCCCTCCTCctaccctcctcctccacccggCCTCTCCAACAACCCTGCCCTGGGTCTCACTGACTCCCCCTACAGCTCAGACATGGGACAGCGTCAGGCGTGCATGTTTGCCGGCTCAGAGCCCAGACTGGATGAGCTCAACTGTACATCCTGGTCATACACCTGCCCGCTCCCCTCTGCCATGACCCCTATGGAACCTTACCCACCTTATACCCCTCATCCTCCCTACAGCTCCAGCCCCCAGGGCTCTCGACTCAGCACTATAGCCCACCAGAGCTCTCCGCCGCTGGGAGAACACATCACCCATGACCCCTATCAGAGCCAGAGCTCCGGACctccctctcagagctcccaAAACATTCACAGCAGGCAGCTCAGCCCTCCTCTCAGAGAGTATCCTCGCTACACGCCAaacctgtctcctcctctctaccACACACtagagacgcacacacacatcaggtgTGGAGTCCCAGAATGGAGTACAGCCTCCTAA
- the LOC139333154 gene encoding T-box transcription factor TBX5-like isoform X2, giving the protein MELWTKFDEVGTEMIITKAGRRMFPSYKVKVTGLNPKTKYILLMDIVPGDDHRYKFADNKWSITGKAEPAMPGRLYVHPDSPATGAHWSRQLVSFQKLKLTNNHLDPFGHIILNSMHKYQPRLHIVKADENNGFGSKNTAFCTHVFSETAFIAVTSYQNHKITQLKIENNPFAKGFRGSDDNELHRMAKLQGKDFPVVPRSTVRQRACSAGSPFSGEGRGLRGSPDAVRSPYSCENSLNSSSPQELLSAAPAHYILPHPHLQHGQQPQVYHCTKRKVEDNCSSGNRQHLYKKAFTGSSPSEGESYYHPSSYPPPPPGLSNNPALGLTDSPYSSDMGQRQACMFAGSEPRLDELNCTSWSYTCPLPSAMTPMEPYPPYTPHPPYSSSPQGSRLSTIAHQSSPPLGEHITHDPYQSQSSGPPSQSSQNIHSRQLSPPLREYPRYTPNLSPPLYHTLETHTHIRCGVPEWSTAS; this is encoded by the exons at GGAACTTTGGACGAAGTTTGATGAAGTGGGAACTGAAATGATCATCACCAAGGCTGGAAG GAGGATGTTCCCCAGTTACAAGGTGAAGGTCACAGGACTCAACCCAAAAACCAAGTACATCCTCCTGATGGACATCGTGCCCGGGGATGATCATCGCTACAAATTCGCAGACAATAAATG GTCGATAACGGGAAAGGCAGAGCCAGCCATGCCCGGGAGGCTCTACGTCCACCCGGACTCTCCAGCCACCGGGGCGCACTGGAGCCGCCAGCTTGTCTCTTTCCAGAAGCTCAAACTCACCAACAACCACCTGGACCCCTTTGGACAC ATAATACTCAACTCCATGCACAAATACCAGCCTCGTCTCCATATTGTCAAGGCGGACGAGAATAACGGCTTCGGCTCCAAAAACACGGCTTTCTGCACCCACGTCTTCTCTGAGACCGCCTTCATCGCTGTCACATCCTACCAGAACCATAAG ATTACACAGCTGAAGATCGAGAATAATCCTTTTGCAAAGGGCTTCAGAGGCAGCGACGACAATGAGCTGCACCGCATGGCCAAGCTGCAAGG TAAGGACTTCCCCGTGGTCCCTCGCAGCACTGTCCGTCAGAGAGCCTGCTCCGCCGGGAGTCCGTTCAGTGGGGAGGGCCGGGGTCTGCGGGGCTCCCCCGATGCTGTCCGATCCCCTTacagctgtgaaaacagcttgaacagcagcagccccCAGGAGCTGCTGAGCGCCGCCCCAGCACACTACATCCTGCCCCATCCTCACCTGCAGCACGGCCAGCAGCCGCAGGTGTACCACTGCACCAAGAGGAAAG tggagGACAACTGCTCTTCAGGAAACCGCCAGCACCTCTACAAGAAAGCCTTCACTGGTAGCTCACCGAGTGAGGGCGAGTCTTACTATCACCCCTCCTCctaccctcctcctccacccggCCTCTCCAACAACCCTGCCCTGGGTCTCACTGACTCCCCCTACAGCTCAGACATGGGACAGCGTCAGGCGTGCATGTTTGCCGGCTCAGAGCCCAGACTGGATGAGCTCAACTGTACATCCTGGTCATACACCTGCCCGCTCCCCTCTGCCATGACCCCTATGGAACCTTACCCACCTTATACCCCTCATCCTCCCTACAGCTCCAGCCCCCAGGGCTCTCGACTCAGCACTATAGCCCACCAGAGCTCTCCGCCGCTGGGAGAACACATCACCCATGACCCCTATCAGAGCCAGAGCTCCGGACctccctctcagagctcccaAAACATTCACAGCAGGCAGCTCAGCCCTCCTCTCAGAGAGTATCCTCGCTACACGCCAaacctgtctcctcctctctaccACACACtagagacgcacacacacatcaggtgTGGAGTCCCAGAATGGAGTACAGCCTCCTAA
- the cfap73 gene encoding coiled-coil domain-containing protein 42 homolog, producing the protein MAGGLRDRTAALFDVHRRRQEEGELRAKKREREKVLESLRHCRDELHQKVKEIKEFRAGFDAFLKDDDANQAAEKERVRREGLQKEAERLKEEHAELMERKQELQHRVQRHAVYLDFMERVVKLTQFEDVQPLTGHLESLLHFREQLYQKESEAQEQLDQQRKALLTLEDQHHLLRLHRNNQLSQLQTELQEMFSEALTWEGTWNHIQETAAKKTLVLGQIKMATLNLYEMTEDGVEGEEGVDMNDTEKQLDKVKMFIQDHDNIVKAHRTPSQRHNDGQERKEERRDGAKKRIAAYCKKD; encoded by the exons ATGGCAGGAGGCCTCCGTGACAGGACGGCTGCCCTCTTTGACGTGCACAGGAGGCGccaggaggaaggagagcttCGCGCGAAGAAGCGGGAGCGCGAAAAG gtgctggagagtTTAAGACATTGCAGAGACGAGCTACACCAGAAGgttaaagaaataaaggagTTCCGCGCAGGCTTTGACGCGTTTCTCAAG GATGACGATGCCAATCAAGCTGCTGAgaaagagagggtgaggagggaggggcttcaaaaggaggcagagaggctgaaggaggagcACGCCGAACTgatggagaggaaacaggagctGCAGCATCGAGTGCAGAGACACGCTGTATATCTGGACTTCATGGAGCGGGTGGTCAAGCTGACTCAG tttgAAGATGTGCAGCCCCTCACGGGTCATTTAGAGAGTCTTCTCCACTTCAGAGAGCAGCTGTATCAGAAGGAGAGTGAAGCGCAGGAGCAGCTCGACCAGCAGAGAAAAGCTCTGCTGACGCTGGAGGACCAGCATCACTTGCTGCGGCTGCACAGGAACAACCAGCTGTCCCAACTGCAGACCGAGCTACAGGAGATGTTCTCTGAAGCTCTGACATGG GAAGGGACGTGGAACCACATCCAGGAAACGGCAGCAAAGAAAACACTCGTACTGGGACAGATTAAGATGGCGACACTCAACCTCTATGAAATGACAGAAGACGGGGTagagggagaggaaggtgtGGATATgaatgacacagagaaacagctggaTAAG GTCAAGATGTTCATCCAGGACCACGATAATATAGTGAAAGCGCATCGAACTCCTTCGCAGAGACACAATGAtggacaggaaagaaaagaagagagaagagacggGGCAAAGAAGCGCATCGCAGCTTACTGTAAAAAAGATTAA
- the iqcd gene encoding dynein regulatory complex protein 10 isoform X2 encodes MDVNSQIISSKVTALETKEKARLENVPQIHELSQKRLLSLEAQHISSILENCISQVETAAYLPAVLRLNSVSSVVDKELSKALQEHQILDKRLEMLDSLKQESDGEEEGGAGEQRKRARAQLEIGIKKSVRDLLRFVRARPDAMFGLTAERGMEVGEGEYMLIRELEKFHSHMVERLLTSLDKELQLVLHKQVPSSPAHNLEHMVSQEKEVAAHLKEVEAKIYDQDLEIKKLQRFLQEKITQEAGMLPLADQQYQSHIKTSKVKQNSIQQQTELNMKLHNLILENREAERVLQEKVEKVEREIEFLLQNFDDEIEENQADLELSEMDGESVEEELRTLEKPFSVLEVEYNQIQERRQLAEEKRKEKMRELELKTKAALFAQAWWRGYSTRKALKNKGKNKKAKKSKGKKTK; translated from the exons ATGGATGTCAACAG TCAGATTATATCTTCAAAGGTCACGGCACTAGAGACAAAGGAAAAGGCTCGATTGGAAAATGTGCCACAGATCCATGAACTGTCACAGAAGAGGCTGCTCTCTCTTGAGGCTCAACACATCTCAAGCATATTGGAAAACTGCATCAGTCAAGTTGAGACTGCAGCTTATCTGCCAGCTGTCCTCCGGTTAAACAGCGTGTCCAGTGTTGTGGACAAGGAGTTGAGCAAGGCACTTCAGGAGCATCAAATATTAGATAAAAGGCTGGAGATGCTAGACAGCCTCAAGCAGGAGTCAGAtggggaagaagagggaggagctGGGGAACAAAGGAAGAGAGCAAGGGCTCAGCTCGAGATTGGCATCAAGAAATCTGTCAGGGATCTGCTCCGGTTTGTTCGAGCCCGTCCCGACGCTATGTTTGGTTTGACAGCTGAGCGAGGTATGGAAGTAGGGGAGGGTGAGTACATGCTAATTAGAGAGCTTGAGAAGTTTCACAGCCACATGGTCGAAAGGTTGCTGACCAGTTTGGATAAGGAGCTGCAACTGGTTCTCCATAAGCAGGTGCCTTCATCCCCTGCCCACAATCTGGAACATATGGTTTCACAGGAGAAAGAAGTCGCTGCACACCTAAAGGAAGTAGAAGCAAAG ATTTATGATCAAGATCTTGAGATCAAAAAGTTGCAGAGGTTTCTGCAAGAGAAAATCACACAAGAAGCAGGCATGTTGCCTCTTGCAGATCAGCAGTACCAGTCACATATCAAAACATCAAAGGTGAAGCAGAACAGCATACAGCagcaaactgaactgaacatgaagcTCCACAATCTGATCCTtgaaaacagagaggcagagagagtgcTCCAAGAG AAAGTtgaaaaggtggagagagaaattGAATTCTTGCTCCAaaattttgatgatgaaattgaAGAAAACCAG GCCGACCTGGAGCTGAGTGAAATGGATGGTGAAAgcgtggaggaggagctgaggacgCTGGAGAAACCCTTTTCTGTCCTAGAGGTGGAGTACAACCAGATCCAGGAGAGGCGTCAGCTggcagaagagaagagaaaggagaagatGAGGGAGCTAGAGTTGAAGACCAAAGCTGCCCTTTTTGCCCAAGCCTGGTGGAGAGGCTACAGTACTCGCAAGGCCTTAAAgaacaaaggcaaaaacaagAAGGCCAAGAAAAGCAAAGGCAAGAAGACCAAGTAA
- the iqcd gene encoding dynein regulatory complex protein 10 isoform X1 yields the protein MQHVCNNFKWLRTAQVHICQIISSKVTALETKEKARLENVPQIHELSQKRLLSLEAQHISSILENCISQVETAAYLPAVLRLNSVSSVVDKELSKALQEHQILDKRLEMLDSLKQESDGEEEGGAGEQRKRARAQLEIGIKKSVRDLLRFVRARPDAMFGLTAERGMEVGEGEYMLIRELEKFHSHMVERLLTSLDKELQLVLHKQVPSSPAHNLEHMVSQEKEVAAHLKEVEAKIYDQDLEIKKLQRFLQEKITQEAGMLPLADQQYQSHIKTSKVKQNSIQQQTELNMKLHNLILENREAERVLQEKVEKVEREIEFLLQNFDDEIEENQADLELSEMDGESVEEELRTLEKPFSVLEVEYNQIQERRQLAEEKRKEKMRELELKTKAALFAQAWWRGYSTRKALKNKGKNKKAKKSKGKKTK from the exons ATGCAGCATGTATGCAACAATTTTAAATGGCTTCGAACTGCACAAGTGCACATCTG TCAGATTATATCTTCAAAGGTCACGGCACTAGAGACAAAGGAAAAGGCTCGATTGGAAAATGTGCCACAGATCCATGAACTGTCACAGAAGAGGCTGCTCTCTCTTGAGGCTCAACACATCTCAAGCATATTGGAAAACTGCATCAGTCAAGTTGAGACTGCAGCTTATCTGCCAGCTGTCCTCCGGTTAAACAGCGTGTCCAGTGTTGTGGACAAGGAGTTGAGCAAGGCACTTCAGGAGCATCAAATATTAGATAAAAGGCTGGAGATGCTAGACAGCCTCAAGCAGGAGTCAGAtggggaagaagagggaggagctGGGGAACAAAGGAAGAGAGCAAGGGCTCAGCTCGAGATTGGCATCAAGAAATCTGTCAGGGATCTGCTCCGGTTTGTTCGAGCCCGTCCCGACGCTATGTTTGGTTTGACAGCTGAGCGAGGTATGGAAGTAGGGGAGGGTGAGTACATGCTAATTAGAGAGCTTGAGAAGTTTCACAGCCACATGGTCGAAAGGTTGCTGACCAGTTTGGATAAGGAGCTGCAACTGGTTCTCCATAAGCAGGTGCCTTCATCCCCTGCCCACAATCTGGAACATATGGTTTCACAGGAGAAAGAAGTCGCTGCACACCTAAAGGAAGTAGAAGCAAAG ATTTATGATCAAGATCTTGAGATCAAAAAGTTGCAGAGGTTTCTGCAAGAGAAAATCACACAAGAAGCAGGCATGTTGCCTCTTGCAGATCAGCAGTACCAGTCACATATCAAAACATCAAAGGTGAAGCAGAACAGCATACAGCagcaaactgaactgaacatgaagcTCCACAATCTGATCCTtgaaaacagagaggcagagagagtgcTCCAAGAG AAAGTtgaaaaggtggagagagaaattGAATTCTTGCTCCAaaattttgatgatgaaattgaAGAAAACCAG GCCGACCTGGAGCTGAGTGAAATGGATGGTGAAAgcgtggaggaggagctgaggacgCTGGAGAAACCCTTTTCTGTCCTAGAGGTGGAGTACAACCAGATCCAGGAGAGGCGTCAGCTggcagaagagaagagaaaggagaagatGAGGGAGCTAGAGTTGAAGACCAAAGCTGCCCTTTTTGCCCAAGCCTGGTGGAGAGGCTACAGTACTCGCAAGGCCTTAAAgaacaaaggcaaaaacaagAAGGCCAAGAAAAGCAAAGGCAAGAAGACCAAGTAA